A region of the Pseudomonas sp. J452 genome:
CAAGTAAGCCAGCGCGACTCATCCGATAGCGAGGACCTCAGCATTACCAGCGGCTCGGCCCGCGCTATCAGTGGCGGTGGAACCCAGACGAGCGATGAGTTCAGCTTTGCCGGGGCGACCTACAAATGGAACAGCAACCTGGCCACCGGCTACAACTACGGTAACTTGGACGAGTTCTACAAGCAGCATATTTTCACTGTCCTGCATACCTTTCCGCTAGGTGACAAACAGTCGCTAAAAACTGATCTTCGCTACGCCCGCTCCACCGACGAAGGCAACAGCAACGTCGACAACAAGGCATTCGGAGCAATGTTTACCTACGCCTTTGGTGGCCACGCCCTCGGTATTGGCTACCAGAGCATGAGCGGAGACACCGGCTACGCCTACATCAACGGCACTGATCCGTTCCTGGTCAATTATGTGCAGATCGGCGACTTTGCCAACAAAGACGAGACCTCATGGCAGGCCCGCTATGACTTCAACTTTGCCAGCGTTGGCATCCCTGGTTTGACGTTCATGACCCGTTATCTGACCGGCGACGATATTGATCTAGGCGCAGGCAACGCCAATGGTAAGGAGTGGGAGCGCAATACTGACATCGCCTATGTCTTCCAGGACGGCGCGCTGAAGAATCTGGGCGTGAAATGGCGCAACGCCACACTGCGCTCTAGCAATTTCGGCAACGACGTTGATGAGAACCGTCTGATCGTCAGCTACACCCTTCCGCTGCTGTAGTCGTCATGGTCCGAGCGCCGCACTGGCTACCCAGTGCGGCGCTCGCAGTTTGTGACAATACGGATGAGTGGCTTACTACTTTGCAGGGTACTCAGCGACAACCTGGTCAGCACCTGCTTGAGTCAGTCCGATGACTTGGTAGGCGTGCTGCACGCCGCCAGTCTCCATTCCCGGAGAGCCAGCCGGCATCCCGGGCACTGCGATTCCGACCAATTCATTGCGCTTGGTGAGC
Encoded here:
- a CDS encoding OprD family porin, producing MKKTLLAVAVSTGVLSLSQPASAEFFADSKAGLEARNFYFNRDFRQDSASQSKQEEWAQGFLLRYESGFTDGTVGVGFDAIGMLGLKLDSSADRSGSGLLKRDKEAPRAAQDEYGEMGLTAKLRASNSVLKLGTLQPKLPTVQANDSRLQPQTFQGGHLNSLEIDGLTFDAGQLKQVSQRDSSDSEDLSITSGSARAISGGGTQTSDEFSFAGATYKWNSNLATGYNYGNLDEFYKQHIFTVLHTFPLGDKQSLKTDLRYARSTDEGNSNVDNKAFGAMFTYAFGGHALGIGYQSMSGDTGYAYINGTDPFLVNYVQIGDFANKDETSWQARYDFNFASVGIPGLTFMTRYLTGDDIDLGAGNANGKEWERNTDIAYVFQDGALKNLGVKWRNATLRSSNFGNDVDENRLIVSYTLPLL